One segment of Tamlana crocina DNA contains the following:
- a CDS encoding M13 family metallopeptidase, giving the protein MKTPLKPILGLSLVLAIASCKNETKSDTAQSVKTPGINLEFMDPSVSPGNNFFKYVNGQWLKNTQIPDDQTRWGSFYELRKKTDDDALGILNAATTNDASSGTIKILSGSDQEKALTLYKTIIDTTSRNAIGIAPVQSILAKIDAIKNTNDLQNFLIEMEPKGGAGFFGFYVGSNPKNSNMNVAFLGSGRLGLPDRDYYVKDDSDSKEKREQYVAYITKMLQYLGDSETKAHNQAKQILAFETRLAEPKMDKVDRRDARKRYNPKSIAELQNMVPAINWNAYFEGIGVKQIDTIIVSELKYTQNLQSILAENNIADWKAYLRWSVFNHAASALSTELEAVKWEFYSKTLRGAQQQRPLDERALQIVNGTVGEALGKLYVEQFFPPKAKERAEKMIANVIQAYENRINAVDWMTDETKMKAVEKLRALNVKIGYPNKWKDYSELEINSIENNGSYLQNLYNISAWNHKKNLEDLGNPVDKTRWGMSPQTVNAYFSPTFNEIVFPAAILQPPFFNFEADDAVNYGGIGAVIGHEISHCFDDSGSRYDKNGNLNNWWTDEDLKQFEALGQKLADQYSAIEVLPETHINGPFTLGENIGDLGGVNAAYDALQLSLEENRRPENIDGFTPEQRFFMSWTTVWRTKIRDNALKNQIKTDPHSPGMTRAVQPLLNLDSFYAAFNIKETDSMYLEPNKRVKIW; this is encoded by the coding sequence ATGAAAACACCTTTAAAACCTATTCTTGGGCTAAGCCTTGTTTTGGCTATAGCTTCTTGCAAAAACGAAACCAAAAGCGACACTGCCCAATCCGTAAAAACTCCTGGCATAAACTTAGAGTTTATGGATCCCTCTGTAAGTCCGGGAAACAACTTCTTTAAGTATGTTAACGGACAATGGTTGAAAAACACCCAAATCCCAGACGACCAAACCCGTTGGGGAAGTTTTTATGAGCTAAGAAAAAAAACTGACGATGATGCTCTAGGAATTTTAAATGCTGCCACAACCAATGACGCGTCTTCTGGAACAATAAAAATCCTCTCTGGATCCGATCAAGAAAAGGCTCTAACGCTTTATAAAACCATTATAGACACCACAAGTCGTAATGCTATAGGTATCGCTCCGGTACAGTCAATTTTGGCAAAGATCGATGCCATTAAAAACACCAATGACCTCCAAAATTTCTTAATTGAAATGGAGCCCAAAGGAGGCGCCGGATTTTTTGGGTTTTATGTAGGCTCCAACCCTAAAAACAGTAACATGAATGTTGCTTTCTTAGGTTCTGGACGTTTAGGTTTGCCCGACAGAGATTACTATGTAAAAGATGATAGTGACTCTAAGGAAAAACGTGAACAATACGTAGCCTATATTACCAAAATGCTTCAATATCTGGGTGACAGCGAAACAAAAGCTCATAATCAAGCTAAACAAATTTTAGCTTTTGAAACGCGTCTTGCCGAACCTAAAATGGATAAGGTAGACCGCCGCGATGCCCGAAAACGTTACAACCCTAAATCTATAGCCGAACTTCAAAATATGGTACCCGCTATAAATTGGAATGCTTATTTTGAAGGTATTGGGGTAAAACAAATAGATACCATAATTGTTAGCGAATTAAAATACACCCAGAATTTACAATCCATTCTTGCTGAAAACAATATAGCCGATTGGAAAGCCTATTTACGCTGGTCTGTTTTTAATCATGCTGCGAGCGCCTTAAGTACCGAACTGGAAGCCGTAAAATGGGAGTTTTACAGCAAAACCCTTAGAGGAGCACAACAGCAGCGGCCGCTGGACGAACGCGCCTTACAAATTGTAAATGGCACTGTAGGCGAAGCTCTAGGTAAATTATATGTTGAACAGTTTTTCCCCCCTAAAGCCAAGGAGCGTGCTGAAAAAATGATTGCCAATGTAATACAAGCTTACGAGAACCGCATTAACGCGGTGGACTGGATGACCGATGAAACCAAAATGAAAGCTGTAGAAAAATTGCGCGCCCTAAACGTTAAAATTGGGTATCCAAATAAATGGAAAGACTATTCAGAACTTGAAATAAACTCGATAGAAAACAATGGTTCCTATTTACAAAACCTATATAATATTAGTGCTTGGAACCACAAAAAGAATCTAGAAGACCTAGGGAACCCTGTTGACAAAACCCGTTGGGGCATGTCGCCACAAACCGTAAACGCCTATTTTAGTCCAACTTTTAACGAGATTGTTTTCCCTGCAGCTATTTTACAACCTCCATTTTTTAATTTTGAAGCAGATGACGCGGTAAATTACGGTGGCATTGGTGCTGTAATTGGTCATGAAATATCACATTGTTTTGATGATTCTGGTTCACGTTACGATAAAAACGGCAACTTAAACAACTGGTGGACCGACGAAGATTTAAAGCAATTTGAAGCCTTAGGCCAAAAGCTGGCAGACCAATACAGCGCTATTGAAGTATTACCTGAAACGCACATAAATGGTCCGTTTACATTAGGTGAAAATATTGGCGACTTAGGTGGTGTAAATGCTGCTTATGACGCCTTGCAGTTGAGCCTTGAAGAAAACAGACGACCAGAAAACATCGACGGATTTACACCAGAGCAGCGTTTTTTCATGTCTTGGACGACCGTATGGAGAACTAAAATTAGAGATAACGCCCTAAAAAATCAAATTAAAACCGACCCGCATTCTCCTGGTATGACCAGAGCCGTGCAACCTCTCCTAAATTTGGATTCATTTTATGCTGCTTTTAACATAAAAGAAACCGATTCAATGTACTTAGAACCCAATAAGCGCGTAAAAATCTGGTAA